From Xylanibacter oryzae DSM 17970, a single genomic window includes:
- a CDS encoding histidine kinase has product MRNSIYIFIILICLQFGSCIRGSDKDERTEKEDSLLRVTEDSVYNMTPNALKMINKGLKDAKDSLTYYDYYLQLGKFAAMQTQTSTTKYADKVINFAKRQKETPRINGLLATAYSIKSSSLYIFQKNIDESINLCKQAYKLLMKSDNKNHAPDLLANLADAYISKNKIPEASFYYRRALFLVDSLKLPSEKNVSLYMGLAHIYQILGDNKQAERYYYETEKHFQGLKPNLKVYYLSNAGSYYYYAKNYKKALEFFLRMKSILSERGMKGSFDDKLGKLDLADIYLNLGNINKAIVYLNECEPYFKKIKAKDCIYYANSIRLGIAVKQKDIKKASNILKRGTVSPPSLTEIVEIRNRYARKFYEQCDNYKDAYKSLKKSINIEDSIAKERQYMRASEIMMRFTEDTLSLHKKIEIQQKDITVRKTENAFWLSISIILILILGIAFWFVYFRKISLQNDIKIMQLKLLNARNRISPHFIFNVLNNKITSTNKQEADELMMLVKLIRANLDISRNTYISLKDELDFVKYYINIEKYILGDDFEFILKVPDNLIISEITIPSMFIQILAENAIKHGLKCKEGKKILEINVSNNTNGTDIIVKDNGIGFDIRRSNNSSTKTGLDIITRTFAICNKSIKYDKYRFDIHNIIDEHGKIAGCENVLHIPNIKQRK; this is encoded by the coding sequence ATGAGAAATTCTATATATATTTTTATTATTTTAATATGCCTACAATTCGGATCATGCATAAGAGGTAGCGACAAAGATGAACGTACAGAAAAGGAAGATTCTCTATTAAGAGTTACAGAAGATTCTGTATATAATATGACACCGAATGCTCTTAAAATGATAAATAAAGGATTAAAGGATGCAAAAGATAGTCTTACGTACTATGATTATTATCTTCAGTTAGGCAAATTTGCAGCAATGCAAACTCAAACATCAACCACAAAATATGCGGATAAGGTTATCAATTTTGCTAAAAGACAGAAAGAAACGCCAAGAATAAATGGACTTCTTGCAACAGCATATTCTATAAAGTCGTCCAGTCTATATATATTTCAAAAGAATATAGATGAATCTATAAACTTGTGCAAACAGGCATATAAGTTACTTATGAAAAGCGACAATAAAAATCATGCACCAGACTTGTTAGCAAATTTAGCAGATGCATATATATCAAAGAACAAAATACCAGAAGCGTCTTTTTACTATCGAAGAGCGCTCTTTCTTGTTGATTCATTAAAACTACCAAGCGAAAAGAATGTGTCTCTGTATATGGGACTTGCTCATATATACCAAATATTAGGAGACAACAAACAGGCTGAAAGATACTATTATGAGACAGAAAAACATTTCCAAGGTCTTAAACCTAACCTTAAAGTGTATTATCTATCAAATGCAGGATCCTATTACTATTATGCTAAAAATTATAAGAAAGCGCTTGAATTTTTCCTTAGGATGAAAAGTATACTGTCTGAAAGAGGCATGAAGGGCAGTTTTGATGACAAATTAGGAAAATTAGATCTTGCAGACATATACCTTAATTTGGGTAATATAAACAAAGCAATTGTTTACCTCAATGAATGTGAGCCATATTTTAAAAAAATAAAAGCCAAAGACTGCATTTATTATGCTAATTCTATACGACTTGGGATAGCTGTAAAACAAAAAGATATAAAGAAGGCATCTAATATATTAAAAAGAGGAACGGTTTCGCCTCCTTCTCTAACCGAAATAGTAGAAATCAGAAATAGATATGCTCGTAAATTTTACGAACAATGTGACAATTATAAAGATGCATACAAAAGTTTAAAAAAGTCTATAAACATAGAAGACTCAATAGCAAAAGAGCGCCAATATATGCGTGCATCCGAAATAATGATGAGATTCACAGAAGATACTTTATCACTACATAAAAAGATTGAGATACAACAAAAAGACATAACAGTCCGCAAAACGGAAAATGCATTTTGGCTTTCTATAAGCATAATTTTAATTCTTATTTTGGGAATTGCATTCTGGTTTGTATATTTTAGAAAAATTAGTTTACAAAATGATATAAAGATAATGCAATTAAAATTACTAAATGCACGTAACCGAATATCACCACATTTCATTTTTAATGTATTGAACAACAAAATAACAAGCACAAATAAACAAGAAGCCGACGAACTAATGATGCTTGTAAAACTGATAAGGGCAAACCTAGATATTTCACGTAACACATATATAAGTCTTAAAGATGAACTAGATTTTGTAAAATACTATATTAATATTGAAAAGTATATATTAGGAGACGATTTTGAGTTCATCTTAAAAGTGCCTGATAATCTTATAATTTCTGAAATAACAATACCGTCTATGTTCATACAGATATTGGCAGAAAATGCGATCAAGCATGGACTAAAATGTAAAGAGGGAAAGAAAATACTTGAAATCAATGTAAGCAATAACACGAATGGTACAGATATCATTGTAAAAGACAACGGAATAGGATTCGATATACGACGCAGCAACAATAGTAGTACAAAAACCGGGCTTGACATTATAACACGCACCTTTGCAATATGCAACAAGAGCATTAAGTATGACAAATACAGATTTGATATACATAATATAATAGATGAACATGGAAAAATAGCTGGATGTGAAAATGTACTGCATATACCAAACATAAAACAAAGAAAATAG
- a CDS encoding glycoside hydrolase family 43 protein, with amino-acid sequence MKKILLMTVLGALCFSIKAQTYHNPVIPGYHPDPSVCRVGNDFYLVNSSFQYFPGVPIFHSKDMIHWQQIGNVLDRKSQLPLMGASSWTGIYAPTIRYNNGTYYMITTNIGHGGNFFVTATNPKGPWSEPVWLKQKGIDPSFYFENGKCYMVSNPDDAIWLCEIDSKTGKQLTESRQIWQGTGGRYPEGPHIYYKDGYYYLLISEGGTEYGHMLTIARSKNIYGPYDGNPNNPILCHQRCISENNQIQGTGHGDLVQAQDGSWWIAFLGFRTYGGNYHHLGRETFVSPVDWAENGWPIVNKNGTIDTLMEVHTLTPVNMPLSPKRIDFDNVNSLKEIGPEWIYIQNPDESKYEIKNGKLRLYASASSLTENIQPTFIGRRQESAMFSIGTSLSLGKYISDDEAGLTVYQTNDGHYDISVSNVDGRQVVKYRLQVKGLVYEDYVSNAEISKAKNIYLRVRGDEKYYHMEYSTDGKLYHEIKTADTCLLSSEVVGGFTGVVLGLYCTGKNQSGYADFEYFDYK; translated from the coding sequence ATGAAAAAAATACTTTTGATGACAGTTCTTGGTGCTTTGTGTTTTAGCATAAAGGCACAGACTTATCATAATCCTGTGATTCCAGGTTATCATCCAGATCCAAGTGTATGTAGAGTAGGTAATGATTTCTATTTAGTAAATAGTAGTTTCCAATATTTTCCAGGAGTGCCAATATTCCATAGTAAAGATATGATACATTGGCAACAAATTGGAAATGTGCTTGATCGCAAATCTCAGTTGCCATTAATGGGCGCTTCATCATGGACTGGCATATATGCTCCAACTATCAGATACAACAATGGAACCTATTATATGATAACGACAAACATAGGGCATGGCGGTAACTTTTTTGTTACAGCTACAAATCCAAAAGGCCCATGGAGCGAACCGGTGTGGCTGAAACAAAAGGGCATAGATCCTTCTTTCTATTTTGAGAATGGAAAATGCTATATGGTAAGTAATCCTGATGATGCAATATGGTTGTGCGAGATAGATTCTAAGACAGGCAAACAACTAACAGAAAGCAGACAGATATGGCAAGGTACCGGTGGACGTTATCCAGAGGGTCCGCATATATATTATAAGGATGGCTATTATTACCTCCTGATATCAGAGGGAGGAACAGAATACGGACATATGCTTACGATTGCCCGTAGCAAGAATATCTACGGACCTTATGATGGTAATCCTAATAATCCAATATTATGTCATCAGAGGTGTATATCAGAAAACAATCAGATACAAGGTACAGGACATGGAGATTTGGTACAGGCGCAAGATGGTTCTTGGTGGATTGCATTTTTGGGCTTTCGAACTTATGGAGGTAATTATCATCATCTGGGTAGAGAAACATTCGTATCTCCTGTAGATTGGGCTGAGAATGGATGGCCAATCGTTAATAAGAATGGAACAATAGATACATTGATGGAAGTACATACACTTACTCCGGTTAATATGCCTTTATCTCCAAAAAGAATAGATTTTGATAATGTTAATAGCCTTAAGGAGATTGGTCCAGAATGGATTTATATCCAGAATCCAGATGAATCAAAATATGAGATAAAGAATGGCAAATTAAGATTGTATGCTTCTGCTAGCAGTTTGACCGAAAATATCCAACCTACTTTCATCGGTCGTCGTCAAGAGAGTGCAATGTTTTCTATTGGTACATCTTTATCACTTGGTAAATATATATCAGATGATGAGGCCGGACTTACTGTATACCAGACAAATGATGGTCACTATGATATAAGTGTCTCCAATGTAGATGGGAGGCAAGTAGTAAAATACAGGCTTCAAGTTAAGGGCTTAGTTTATGAAGACTATGTTAGCAATGCAGAAATATCAAAAGCGAAGAATATCTATTTACGTGTACGTGGTGATGAAAAATATTATCATATGGAATATTCAACAGATGGGAAACTTTATCATGAAATAAAGACAGCAGATACTTGTTTGTTGAGTTCTGAAGTAGTAGGTGGATTTACTGGTGTTGTCCTTGGTCTTTATTGTACGGGTAAAAACCAATCAGGATACGCCGATTTTGAATATTTCGATTATAAGTAA
- a CDS encoding head GIN domain-containing protein, with protein MKKISYFMALALVCLIAMTSCRPSVLFSHRGGTYLEPSDKVITKNYSDMNFQSIDFNTVGEVEFVQTKGGKCSISVTAPDNYMPFIILKTEKGALSISSDERYDMQDGRIKIRICAPTLNSIDNSGVGTINIGNLNVPKIDIDNSGVGKLKIDNIEAVSVKIDNSGVGSVEIKGKASNAVLDCSGVGSINALDLHAVTVKADVSGVGGIKCYASEEISGGVSGVGSLKYAGKPNKKNLESDGAVGKTEEIKE; from the coding sequence ATGAAAAAGATTAGTTATTTTATGGCATTAGCCTTGGTCTGTTTGATTGCAATGACATCTTGCAGGCCTTCTGTTCTTTTCTCTCATAGAGGTGGAACGTATCTTGAACCAAGTGATAAGGTTATTACGAAAAATTATTCTGACATGAACTTTCAGTCTATAGACTTCAATACCGTAGGTGAGGTAGAATTTGTCCAGACTAAGGGTGGAAAGTGTAGTATATCTGTAACGGCTCCTGATAATTATATGCCTTTTATAATACTAAAGACAGAAAAAGGAGCTTTAAGTATTTCTTCAGATGAGAGATACGACATGCAGGATGGTCGTATCAAAATTCGGATATGCGCACCAACATTGAATTCAATTGATAACAGTGGTGTAGGCACTATTAATATTGGCAATCTTAATGTACCTAAAATAGATATAGACAATTCTGGCGTTGGTAAACTCAAAATAGATAATATTGAAGCTGTATCTGTTAAGATTGATAATAGTGGCGTAGGCAGTGTAGAAATTAAGGGTAAGGCAAGCAATGCTGTTTTAGACTGTTCTGGAGTTGGTAGTATTAATGCCCTTGATCTGCATGCTGTAACGGTAAAGGCTGATGTATCAGGTGTTGGTGGAATAAAGTGTTACGCTTCAGAAGAAATCTCTGGAGGTGTATCTGGAGTAGGTTCTCTAAAATATGCAGGAAAACCTAATAAGAAAAATTTGGAGTCAGATGGCGCTGTAGGAAAAACAGAAGAAATAAAAGAATAA
- a CDS encoding LytR/AlgR family response regulator transcription factor — MKAIIVDDSIAAIEALKAKLKESYHDIQVVATATNGNEGLTLVRNSNPDLLFLDIELPDISGLDFLYQMRNSSNNWCHVIIYTSYSNYMLPAFRNYAFDFLQKPIEDKDLEAVMQRFYTDYQQPHLNNNKYDMQNQGNGKLLFYINSIDFCLITIKDIGLFRYNHDLRVWEIIVNGRKNIIRLKRNTQKESILNISDTFVQVHQKYIININYLMEVTDNVCRFFPPFSNLDYVKVGRLYRKRLLNNFLGVNSF, encoded by the coding sequence ATGAAAGCAATTATTGTTGATGATAGCATAGCGGCCATAGAGGCATTAAAAGCGAAACTCAAAGAATCATACCATGATATACAGGTAGTGGCCACTGCCACTAATGGTAATGAAGGATTAACATTAGTAAGAAATAGTAATCCTGATTTATTGTTCTTAGATATAGAACTTCCAGATATATCGGGACTTGATTTTCTATATCAAATGCGCAATAGTTCAAACAATTGGTGCCATGTAATAATATATACATCGTACAGCAACTATATGTTACCTGCATTCCGAAATTACGCCTTTGACTTTTTACAAAAGCCAATTGAGGACAAAGATCTTGAAGCTGTAATGCAAAGATTTTATACTGATTATCAACAGCCACACCTAAATAATAATAAGTATGACATGCAAAACCAAGGTAACGGTAAACTTCTTTTTTACATAAATTCTATTGACTTTTGTCTTATCACAATCAAGGATATTGGTTTATTCAGATATAATCATGACCTAAGGGTCTGGGAAATTATAGTAAATGGACGTAAAAACATAATAAGACTAAAACGTAACACACAAAAAGAGTCAATATTAAACATTAGCGACACATTTGTACAAGTGCATCAGAAATATATCATCAATATTAATTATTTAATGGAGGTGACCGATAATGTATGTCGTTTCTTCCCTCCTTTTTCTAACTTGGATTACGTAAAGGTCGGACGTTTATACCGCAAAAGACTATTAAACAACTTTTTGGGCGTAAATTCATTTTAA
- a CDS encoding class II fructose-bisphosphate aldolase codes for MVDYKTLGLVNTREMFKKAINGGYAIPAFNFNNMEQLQAIVKASSELKSPVILQVSKGARNYANQTLLRYMAQGAVEYAKELGCKHPEIVLHLDHGDSFELCKSCVDFGFSSVMIDGSALPYDENVALTKKVVEYAHKYDVSVEGELGVLAGVEDEVASEVSHYTKPEEVIDFVTKTGVDSLAISIGTSHGAYKFKPEQCTRDPKTGRLVPPPLAFDVLDAIMKQLPGFPIVLHGSSSVPQEYVDTINANGGKLPDAVGIPEEQLRKASKSAVCKINIDSDSRLAFTAAVRKVFADKPAEFDPRKYCGPARDLMEDMYKHKIVDVLASDNKLANLD; via the coding sequence ATGGTAGATTACAAAACATTAGGCTTGGTAAACACCCGTGAGATGTTTAAGAAAGCCATCAATGGCGGTTACGCTATTCCAGCTTTCAACTTCAACAATATGGAGCAGTTGCAGGCTATCGTTAAAGCTTCTTCTGAGCTTAAGTCACCGGTTATCCTTCAGGTTTCTAAAGGTGCCCGTAACTATGCTAACCAGACTCTGCTTCGCTATATGGCTCAGGGTGCTGTAGAATATGCAAAAGAATTAGGTTGCAAACATCCTGAAATCGTTCTGCACCTTGATCATGGTGATAGTTTCGAACTATGCAAGAGTTGCGTAGACTTCGGCTTCTCTTCTGTTATGATAGACGGTTCTGCTCTTCCTTATGATGAGAACGTCGCTCTTACAAAGAAAGTAGTAGAGTATGCTCACAAATATGATGTAAGTGTAGAAGGTGAACTAGGTGTATTAGCAGGTGTTGAGGATGAGGTAGCTTCTGAGGTTTCTCATTATACAAAACCTGAGGAAGTTATTGACTTCGTAACAAAGACAGGTGTTGATTCACTTGCTATCTCTATCGGTACTAGCCATGGAGCATACAAATTCAAACCAGAGCAGTGCACACGTGACCCGAAGACAGGTCGCTTGGTTCCTCCTCCATTGGCATTCGATGTTCTCGATGCTATCATGAAGCAGTTGCCAGGATTCCCAATCGTACTTCACGGATCTTCTTCTGTTCCTCAGGAGTATGTTGATACAATCAACGCTAACGGTGGTAAATTGCCAGATGCAGTTGGTATCCCAGAAGAGCAGCTTCGCAAAGCTTCTAAGAGTGCTGTTTGTAAGATTAACATCGACTCAGACTCTCGTCTTGCTTTCACTGCAGCTGTACGTAAGGTGTTCGCTGACAAACCAGCTGAATTTGACCCACGTAAGTATTGTGGACCGGCTCGTGATCTTATGGAGGACATGTACAAACATAAGATTGTTGACGTTCTTGCTTCTGATAACAAGTTGGCTAATCTCGACTAA
- a CDS encoding ATP-binding protein: protein MWKIYNILLLVVVLIAFKPLLCEASEDKNATKEKVLVAKFVKGFYDKKNMHEFINTGEELKSLYAERGNQDKYYRVWINEICYFADAYRIYKGLYETNEMQTKALQEKNYYGLAQSYYALGLLYGKRGNQSLALKNYKKSLSIFNKYVKNANTSEVYWQIANLYIDDSPKEADRQAKLAIRFAGNRIYDLCYGYAIECLVSLHLDDEKGFRYYYDLFVKTSKKDKTFPAASYKYYFVSIDRFFKHDYHGALSAADSIEIPEDRAEMRYLLCTKIGNPIKTLQSYKKLIEVKDSISAIVNGEDFLAMSHDADAVKIKKVQGEMKYNLYLIITLGVVFLFLFVVISFMYYGHIKHKELERMNHKNKELRKAWEKAEESDRLKEDFIRNISHEIRTPLNAIAGFSQIITSSGMNLDDDMRKEMSQRINDNSLQLTGIIDNMLELSLVESNRDTPQKEKILCSEFFNKIIIDMKPFAKDTVQLSYSSRFSDHFEIYANRVLLTKVLQKLLDNACKFTEKGNIRIFCSCNDDKTKYVITVTDSGIPIPIDKAEIIFEKFVKLNDFLPGAGIGLTSCRSLVMRMGGTVTLDTSYTDGNRFVVSIPAI from the coding sequence ATGTGGAAAATCTATAATATATTGCTTCTTGTTGTCGTGTTGATTGCTTTCAAGCCATTATTATGCGAAGCCTCAGAAGACAAAAATGCAACAAAAGAGAAAGTCCTTGTTGCAAAGTTTGTCAAAGGCTTCTATGATAAAAAAAATATGCATGAATTCATTAATACAGGCGAAGAACTGAAATCTCTATACGCTGAACGTGGCAATCAAGATAAATATTACAGAGTTTGGATTAATGAAATATGCTATTTTGCAGATGCATATCGGATATATAAGGGGCTTTATGAGACTAATGAAATGCAAACAAAAGCACTTCAAGAAAAAAATTATTATGGATTAGCTCAGAGTTATTATGCTTTAGGTTTACTGTATGGCAAAAGAGGAAATCAAAGTCTTGCTTTGAAAAACTATAAAAAGTCTCTAAGTATATTCAATAAGTATGTAAAAAATGCTAATACATCAGAAGTTTATTGGCAGATAGCAAATCTTTATATTGATGACTCACCTAAAGAAGCTGACAGACAGGCAAAATTAGCAATTCGTTTTGCCGGAAATAGAATATATGACCTATGCTATGGGTATGCAATCGAGTGCCTTGTTTCATTGCATCTAGATGATGAAAAAGGGTTCAGATATTATTATGATTTGTTCGTAAAGACTTCTAAAAAGGATAAGACTTTTCCTGCTGCAAGTTATAAATACTACTTTGTAAGTATAGATCGTTTTTTTAAGCATGATTATCATGGTGCACTTTCTGCAGCTGATTCGATAGAAATACCAGAAGACCGTGCAGAAATGAGATATCTTTTATGTACAAAAATAGGTAATCCTATCAAAACGTTACAATCTTATAAGAAACTTATAGAAGTAAAAGATTCTATAAGTGCTATTGTCAATGGAGAGGATTTTCTAGCGATGTCACATGATGCTGATGCTGTAAAAATAAAAAAAGTACAAGGTGAAATGAAGTATAACCTTTATCTAATTATTACTTTGGGTGTCGTATTCTTATTTCTATTTGTAGTAATATCATTTATGTATTATGGTCACATAAAACATAAGGAATTGGAGCGAATGAACCATAAAAACAAAGAATTGCGTAAAGCTTGGGAAAAAGCAGAAGAATCAGATAGACTGAAAGAAGATTTTATACGAAATATAAGTCATGAGATACGCACACCATTAAATGCTATAGCCGGATTTTCTCAGATTATCACGAGTTCGGGTATGAATTTGGATGATGATATGCGCAAAGAAATGTCACAACGAATAAATGATAACTCTTTGCAACTAACTGGTATTATAGACAATATGCTTGAATTGTCATTGGTGGAAAGTAATAGAGACACTCCTCAAAAGGAAAAGATTCTGTGTAGTGAATTCTTTAATAAGATTATCATTGATATGAAACCTTTTGCAAAAGATACAGTTCAACTTTCATATTCAAGTCGTTTTTCAGACCATTTTGAAATATATGCTAACAGAGTGCTATTAACCAAGGTTTTACAAAAACTATTGGATAACGCATGCAAATTTACAGAAAAGGGGAATATACGAATATTTTGTTCCTGCAATGATGATAAAACTAAATATGTTATTACTGTTACTGATTCAGGTATTCCTATACCTATAGATAAAGCAGAAATTATTTTTGAAAAATTTGTAAAGTTGAATGATTTTCTTCCAGGAGCAGGTATCGGACTTACATCATGCAGAAGTTTGGTAATGCGAATGGGAGGAACCGTAACTCTTGATACCAGCTATACAGATGGTAATCGTTTTGTCGTTTCTATACCGGCAATATGA
- a CDS encoding MutS-related protein, translating to MRLSNIQKVYSKELKYLDSDFSSFDNGARYVDSNHSFTFDMDVFGCDSLYNRICRAITVGGRDRLASNLKNLLRDKQAIDRRREAVDEMAEADKWRTDFLACGQEQVIDTKAIIEVLRNVGKMKVNPNLGTLYSLILAIVAIVILFVLILLSVFTPLSADFPMIWSCIQLFVILMFTAKPLREISKAVNSLHKQLNSYIRIIKLIAGSEFKSIEIKRIKDLLFSETSNSLESFGQLSDILSRIDRRSNILGLVIFNILFLSDFFLVRRFLKWQKTYLDKIEEWVDALSEFDAIVSMATFRYNEQEACVANIVDTDNVVYEVRGLYHPFIGPEAVKNDFNIVDGNYYIITGANMAGKSTFLRSIGVNYILALNGMPVFADSFRASIFTLFTSMRTTDDLTHGISYFNAELLRLKQLIDNCKQSDNTLIILDEILKGTNSLDKLNGSRLFLQEISKLPVTGVIATHDLELSKLEDENPMRFHNYCFEIKLEDNIKYSYKITEGVARNQNATYLLKNIIKGIDRI from the coding sequence ATGCGGTTGAGTAATATACAAAAAGTTTATAGTAAAGAATTGAAATATTTAGATTCTGATTTTTCATCTTTTGATAATGGAGCAAGATATGTAGACAGCAATCACTCATTCACATTTGATATGGATGTCTTTGGCTGTGATTCTTTATACAATCGCATCTGTAGGGCAATAACTGTGGGTGGACGTGACCGACTTGCTTCGAACCTTAAAAATCTTTTAAGAGATAAACAGGCCATAGACCGTAGGCGAGAGGCAGTGGACGAAATGGCAGAAGCTGATAAATGGAGAACTGATTTTTTGGCTTGCGGTCAAGAGCAGGTGATAGATACAAAAGCAATAATAGAGGTTCTTCGTAATGTTGGTAAAATGAAAGTAAATCCAAACCTTGGAACTCTTTACTCCCTTATTTTGGCTATCGTTGCGATCGTTATCCTTTTCGTTTTGATATTGCTGTCTGTATTCACACCTTTGAGTGCTGATTTTCCTATGATATGGAGTTGTATACAATTATTCGTTATACTTATGTTTACAGCTAAACCTCTTCGTGAGATAAGCAAGGCTGTTAACAGTCTGCATAAACAATTAAACTCATATATAAGAATTATAAAGTTGATTGCAGGTTCTGAATTTAAAAGCATTGAGATAAAACGGATAAAAGATTTACTCTTTTCAGAAACATCCAACTCTTTAGAATCATTCGGACAGCTCTCTGATATACTTTCCAGAATAGACCGTAGATCTAATATTCTAGGACTAGTCATCTTTAATATTCTATTTCTGAGTGATTTCTTCCTGGTAAGGAGATTTTTAAAATGGCAGAAAACTTATTTGGACAAAATAGAGGAATGGGTTGATGCATTGAGTGAATTTGATGCAATTGTATCTATGGCAACATTCAGATATAATGAACAAGAAGCCTGCGTTGCAAATATCGTTGACACTGATAATGTCGTGTATGAGGTCAGGGGACTATATCATCCGTTTATTGGCCCAGAAGCCGTAAAGAATGATTTTAATATTGTTGATGGTAACTATTATATAATAACAGGTGCTAATATGGCTGGCAAAAGCACATTCTTACGATCTATTGGGGTTAATTATATTCTTGCGCTTAACGGAATGCCAGTCTTTGCAGATTCATTCAGAGCTTCAATCTTTACACTATTCACCAGCATGCGTACTACTGATGACTTAACCCATGGGATATCGTATTTCAATGCAGAACTGTTGAGGCTTAAGCAATTGATAGATAATTGTAAACAATCCGATAATACTCTTATCATACTAGATGAGATATTAAAAGGAACCAACTCTTTAGATAAATTGAATGGCTCAAGACTATTTTTGCAAGAAATATCAAAGTTGCCGGTAACAGGCGTAATAGCAACACACGACCTAGAACTATCTAAGTTGGAAGATGAAAATCCTATGCGTTTCCATAATTATTGTTTCGAAATAAAACTTGAAGATAATATAAAATATTCATATAAGATAACAGAAGGGGTGGCACGTAATCAGAATGCTACATATCTCCTTAAGAATATAATAAAGGGTATTGATAGAATTTAA